One Brassica oleracea var. oleracea cultivar TO1000 chromosome C7, BOL, whole genome shotgun sequence genomic window carries:
- the LOC106306090 gene encoding probable sodium-coupled neutral amino acid transporter 6: MTIKDVTPIPKRSYSPSSSSSDDVAAPLLPKSHGDEVAYDEFNGASFSGAVFNLATTIIGAGIMALPATMKILGLVLGIAMIVVMAFLTDASIEFLLRFSKIKRSRSYGGLMGDSFGKPGRVLLQVAVLVNNIGVLIVYMIIIGDVLAGKTEDGTHHYGVLEGWFGHHWWNGRAAILLITTLGVFAPLACFKRIDSLRFTSALSVALAVVFLVITAGISIMKLISGGVAMPRLLPDVSDLSSFWNLFTVVPVLVTAFICHYNVHSIQNELDDPAQIRPVVRSALMLCSSVYIMTSIFGFLLFGDDTLDDVLANFDTDLGIPLGSVLNDAVRVSYALHLMLVFPIVFYPLRINIDGLLFPSARPLTTSNVRFGCLTAGLISVVFLGANFIPSIWDAFQFTGATAAVCLGFIFPASIILKDRHGRATSRDTTLAVFMIVLAVLSNAIAIYSDAYALFKKNAPRE; encoded by the exons ATGACGATCAAAGACGTTACTCCGATTCCAAAGAGAAGCTATTCTCCTTCCTCCTCCTCCTCAGACGACGTTGCTGCTCCGTTGCTGCCCAAATCTCACGGAGACGAAGTTGCTTACGATGAGTTCAACGGAGCTTCCTTCAGCGGCGCGGTTTTCAATCTCGCCACGACTATAATCGGTGCTGGTATCATGGCTTTGCCCGCGACGATGAAGATCCTCGGGCTTGTGCTTGGGATTGCAATGATTGTTGTAATGGCTTTCTTGACCGATGCGTCTATTGAGTTCTTGCTTAGGTTTAGTAAGATTAAGAGGAGCAGGTCTTATGGTGGGCTGATGGGTGATTCTTTTGGGAAGCCTGGGAGGGTTTTGCTTCAGGTTGCTGTGTTGGTTAATAACATTGGTGTTTTGATTGTCTACATGATCATCATTG GTGATGTGTTGGCTGGAAAGACGGAGGATGGGACTCACCATTATGGTGTTCTTGAAGGATGGTTTGGTCACCATTGGTGGAACGGGAGAGCTGCTATTCTTCTGATTACTACTCTTGGTGTGTTTGCTCCTTTGGCTTGCTTCAAGCGTATTG ATTCTTTGAGATTTACTTCTGCACTATCAGTGGCTCTTGCGGTCGTGTTTCTCGTCATCACAGCGGGGATTTCGATCATGAAGTTGATCAGTGGTGGCGTGGCGATGCCGAGATTGCTACCGGATGTTAGTGACTTATCATCCTTCTGGAACCTCTTCACTGTTGTACCTGTTCTTGTCACCGCATTCATTTGCCATTACAATG TTCACAGCATACAGAACGAGCTTGACGACCCGGCTCAGATAAGACCAGTAGTCCGATCAGCTCTCATGCTCTGCTCATCAGTGTACATAATGACAAGCATTTTCGGGTTCCTCTTGTTTGGTGATGATACTCTCGATGATGTCCTTGCAAACTTTGACACAGATCTCGGCATCCCTCTTGGTTCTGTCCTTAACGATGCTGTTCGAGTCAGCTATGCGCTTCATCTTATGCTGGTGTTCCCCATTGTTTTCTACCCGTTGAGGATTAACATTGACGGCCTCTTGTTCCCTTCTGCTCGACCATTGACTACCTCGAATGTAAGGTTCGGTTGCCTCACTGCAGGTCTCATCTCTGTAGTCTTCTTGGGAGCAAACTTCATCCCAAGCATTTGGGATGCTTTCCAGTTCACTGGTGCCACTGCTGCTGTTTGTCTCGGCTTCATCTTCCCAGCTTCTATTATACTAAA GGATCGTCATGGCAGAGCAACAAGCAGGGACACGACCTTAGCTGTTTTCATGATTGTTCTTGCGGTGTTGTCCAATGCAATCGCTATTTACAGCGATGCTTATGCGTTGTTCAAGAAGAACGCACCTCGTGAGTAA